The segment CAATGCCGGGATTGCGCAGCTTGCGGAATGTGTACCGATCGGCGTCTTCGAGTTCGATAAGCTGACCGCTTTTGCCAAGGAGAAGAAGGTGGGCCTGGTGGTCATCGGACCGGATGATCCGCTCGCTGCAGGCATTGTGGATGCCTTCGAAGCCCAGGATATCCCTGTATTCGGCCCGCGGAAGAATGCCGCAGAGATTGAGGGCAGCAAGACCTTCATGAAGGATCTGCTGCATAAATACAGCATTCCGACAGCCGATTATGAGAAATTCAGCGATTATGAGACAGCCTTGTCTTATCTGCGGAGTCAAGAAGTGCCGATTGTCATCAAGGCGGACGGCCTGGCCGCAGGCAAAGGGGTAACCGTGGCGTATTCCCGTGAGGAAGCGGAGCAGGCCCTTCAGGAGATCATGGTCGACAAGGTTTTCGGGGAAGCAGGGGCGCAGGTCGTCATTGAAGAGTTCCTTGCCGGGCAGGAAATGTCGATTCTGGCGTTCGTGGATGGCGAAACGGTGCGGCCGATGGCTGCGGCCCAGGACCATAAGCCTGTATTCGACGGCGATAAAGGACCTAATACGGGAGGCATGGGGACATATTCCCCGCTTCCGCATATCGATGAAGCGATCATCCGTGAAGCGGTGGAGACGATTATTGAGCCGACAGCCAGAGCGATGGTGGCTGAGGGCCGTCCCTTCAGCGGAGTGCTGTTCGCAGGACTGATGA is part of the Paenibacillus sp. FSL M7-0420 genome and harbors:
- the purD gene encoding phosphoribosylamine--glycine ligase, encoding MDILVVGGGGREHAIIWSLSRSPRAGKIYCAPGNAGIAQLAECVPIGVFEFDKLTAFAKEKKVGLVVIGPDDPLAAGIVDAFEAQDIPVFGPRKNAAEIEGSKTFMKDLLHKYSIPTADYEKFSDYETALSYLRSQEVPIVIKADGLAAGKGVTVAYSREEAEQALQEIMVDKVFGEAGAQVVIEEFLAGQEMSILAFVDGETVRPMAAAQDHKPVFDGDKGPNTGGMGTYSPLPHIDEAIIREAVETIIEPTARAMVAEGRPFSGVLFAGLMISPDGRPKTIEFNARFGDPETQVVLPRLRSDLLEIFLAVTEGRLADIPIEWSIEAAVCVVLASEGYPGPYPKGVPISGLEDSGSALVFHAGTARSEDGGWVTAGGRVLGVVGLGATIAEARTSAYASAEIITFAGKQNRSDIAMKALV